One Castanea sativa cultivar Marrone di Chiusa Pesio chromosome 4, ASM4071231v1 DNA window includes the following coding sequences:
- the LOC142630677 gene encoding putative phospholipid-transporting ATPase 9 codes for MAGGVKKKLHLGRLHPFRCGTKSFQPEHSLIGGPGFSRVVFCNNTESQRVLTYGNNYVTSTKYTLATFFPKSIFEQFRRAANIFFLITAILSFTPVSPSSPVTSVLPLALVIAAAMLKEAMEDLRRKKQDIEVNNRKVKVHRGEGVFDNAKWMNLQVGDIVRVEKDEFFPADLILLSSSYEEAICYVETMNLDGETNLKLKQAVDATSKLHEDSGFQKFRAVIKSEDPNANLYSYIGSLQLEEQQYPLTPQQLLLRESKLRNTDFIYGVVIFTGHDTKVVQNSTAPPSKRSKIERRMDKIVYFLFSILVLMSFMGPIFFGISTREDLENGTMTRWYLRPDDTTIYYDPNRAPVAAILNFLTFIMLYSFLIPIPLYITLEIVKVIQCTFINQDLHMYYEEADKPAKTRTSNLNEELGQVNTILSDKTGTLTCNLMEFIKCSIAGTAYGHGVTEVERALARREGLPSAKEVTNGEGQVENSNKASIKGFNFFDERITHGKWVNEPHADVIQKFLLLLAICHTAVPEVDEDTGRLSYEAESPDEAAFVIAARELGFEFYERTQTSILLHEFHPISGRKVQRSYKLLNILEFSSSRKRMSVIVRNMEGKLLLLCKGADSVMFERLTKNGKEFEEQTQEHINEYANAGLRTLVLAYRELDEEEYNKFNEEFHEAKNSVSADHEELMEKVAEKIEKDLILLGATAVEDKLQNGVPECIDKLAQAGIKIWVLTGDKMETAINIGFACCLLRQGMKQIVISSETPKIKALEKVGDNSSVAVAFRKNVIEQILEAKESLTTLRKSSEALALIIDGKSLSCALEDDVKGLLLELALGCASVICCRCSPKQKALVTRLVKIRTGRTTLAIGDGANDVGMLQEADIGIGISGVEGMQAVMSSDIAIAQFRYLERLLLLHGHWCYRRISTMICYFFYKNIAFGFTLFFFEAYASFSGQTAYNDWYMSFYNVIFTSIPVVALGILEQDVSAELCLKFPLLYQEGVQNVLFSWFQFLGWAFNGVLNAILIFFFCSCAMEHPAFRKGGEVAELEILGTVMYTCIVWVVNCQIALSTNYFTLKNHCYIWGSIILWYIFLLAYGAMNPIISTTAYKVFIEACAPAPSYWLLTLFVVITSLIPYFTYRSIQLWFFPMYHQMVQWISKDGQSDDPEFCQMVRQRSLRPTTVGYTAHLEATSKRFLEMHEVHL; via the exons ATGGCTGGTGGTGTAAAAAAGAAACTACATTTAGGCAGATTACATCCCTTTAGATGTGGAACAAAATCATTTCAACCGGAACACTCACTGATTGGAGGACCCGGCTTCTCAAGGGTGGTATTTTGCAACAACACTGAAAGTCAAAGGGTCCTTACTTATGGCAACAATTATGTCACAAGTACAAAATATACACTTGCAACGTTCTTCCCCAAATCAATTTTTGAGCAGTTCAGGCGGGCTGCCaacatcttttttcttattaCCGCAATTTTGAGTTTCACGCCGGTGTCTCCTTCTTCACCAGTAACTAGTGTTCTTCCCCTTGCTCTGGTGATTGCTGCTGCAATGCTCAAAGAGGCTATGGAAGATTTGAGGCGGAAAAAGCAG GATATTGAGGTGAACAATAGAAAGGTAAAAGTGCATCGTGGTGAAGGTGTATTCGATAATGCTAAATGGATGAATTTGCAAGTTGGAGATATAGTGAGGGTGGAAAAGGATGAATTTTTTCCTGCTGATCTCATCCTGCTTTCTTCAAGTTACGAGGAAGCAATTTGCTACGTTGAGACCATGAATCTAGATGGAGAAACcaatttgaaactaaaacaagcAGTGGATGCAACTTCAAAGCTGCACGAAGACTCAGGCTTTCAAAAATTCAGGGCTGTAATTAAAAGTGAGGACCCAAATGCAAATTTGTACTCTTATATAGGCAGTTTGCAGCTTGAAGAACAACAGTACCCACTTACACCTCAGCAGCTTCTGCTTAGGGAATCAAAACTAAGAAACACGGATTTTATTTATGGGGTGGTAATATTTACAGGTCATGACACAAAGGTTGTGCAAAATTCAACAGCTCCTCCTTCCAAGAGAAGCAAAATTGAGAGAAGAATGGATAAGATtgtttactttttgttttctatcctTGTGTTGATGTCTTTTATGGGGCCAATTTTCTTCGGAATTTCAACTAGGGAGGACTTGGAAAATGGAACAATGACAAGATGGTACCTTAGACCAGATGACACTACAATATACTATGATCCAAACAGAGCACCAGTTGCAGCAATTTTGAACTTTCTGACTTTCATTATGTTGTATAGTTTTTTGATTCCCATTCCATTGTATATTACACTAGAAATAGTTAAAGTTATTCAATGTACTTTCATCAATCAAGATCTGCACATGTATTATGAAGAAGCCGACAAGCCAGCAAAAACCCGTACCTCAAATTTGAATGAAGAACTTGGCCAAGTTAACACTATACTCTCTGATAAGACAGGAACTTTGACTTGCAACTTGATGGAGTTTATTAAGTGTTCAATAGCAGGGACTGCCTATGGGCATGGAGTGACAGAAGTTGAAAGAGCTCTGGCTAGGAGAGAAGGGTTGCCTTCGGCTAAAGAGGTGACAAATGGGGAGGGCCAGGTTGAGAATTCCAACAAAGCATCCATTAAAGGATTTAACTTTTTTGATGAAAGGATCACTCATGGTAAATGGGTTAATGAGCCTCATGCAGATGTAATCCAGAAATTTCTACTGTTACTGGCCATTTGCCATACTGCAGTACCTGAAGTTGATGAAGATACGGGAAGACTTTCTTATGAAGCAGAATCACCAGATGAGGCAGCTTTTGTGATTGCAGCCAGAGAACTGGGGTTTGAATTTTATGAGAGGACTCAAACAAGCATCTTACTACATGAATTTCATCCCATCTCTGGCAGAAAAGTTCAAAG aTCTTATAAACTTTTGAATATCTTGGAGTTTAGTAGCTCAAGAAAGCGGATGTCTGTGATTGTAAGAAACATGGagggaaagctgctactacTTTGTAAAGGTGCTGACAG TGTCATGTTTGAAAGACTTACAAAGAATGGAAAAGAGTTTGAGGAGCAGACTCAGGAGCATATTAATGAGTATGCCAATGCTGGTTTGAGGACCTTGGTGCTTGCATATCGTGAACTGGACGAGGAAGAATATAATAAGTTTAATGAAGAATTTCATGAGGCCAAGAACTCTGTGAGTGCAGATCATGAGGAACTGATGGAGAAAGTGGCAGAAAAGATTGAGAAGGATTTGATTCTTCTTGGAGCTACTGCAGTCGAAGACAAACTTCAGAATGGG GTTCCTGAATGTATTGACAAGCTAGCACAAGCAGGAATCAAAATATGGGTTTTGACTGGAGATAAAATGGAGACAGCAATCAATATTGG CTTTGCCTGTTGTTTGCTTAGACAAGGAATGAAGCAAATAGTAATTAGCTCAGAGACACCAAAAATCAAAGCACTGGAGAAAGTAGGGGACAATTCTTCTGTAGCAGTG GCATTTAGGAAAAATGTCATCGAACAGATTCTGGAGGCAAAAGAATCACTTACCACATTAAGAAAAAGCTCAGAGGCATTGGCTTTGATCATTGATGGGAAGTCACTCAGTTGTGCTTTGGAGGATGATGTCAAGGGCCTGTTATTAGAGCTTGCCCTTGGCTGTGCATCTGTTATTTGCTGTCGTTGTTCTCCCAAACAAAAAGCCCTT GTTACGAGACTGGTCAAAATTAGAACAGGTAGAACAACTCTAGCAATTGGTGATGGAGCAAATGATGTTGGAATGCTACAAGAAGCAGATATAGGAATTGGAATTAGTGGTGTTGAGGGAATGCAG GCAGTTATGTCAAGTGACATTGCAATTGCTCAGTTCCGATATTTGGAGCGCTTGCTTCTTTTGCATGGACATTGGTGTTACAGAAGGATCTCAACAATG ATATGCTACTTCTTTTACAAGAACATTGCCTTTGGCttcactctcttcttctttgagGCGTATGCATCTTTCTCAGGCCAAACTGCCTACAATGATTGGTATATGTCATTCTATAATGTCATCTTCACGTCAATTCCTGTGGTAGCCTTAGGAATTCTTGAGCAGGATGTCTCTGCAGAGCTTTGTCTAAAG TTCCCTCTGTTGTACCAAGAAGGTGTACAAAACGTCCTATTCAGCTGGTTTCAATTCCTTGGCTGGGCATTCAATGGGGTATTGAATGCGATTttgatcttcttcttttgctcCTGTGCAATGGAACATCCTGCCTTCCGTAAAGGAGGTGAAGTTGCAGAATTGGAAATCCTTGGAACCGTCATGTACACTTGCATTGTATGGGTGGTGAATTGTCAAATTGCACTATCCACCAACTATTTCACTTTAAAAAATCATTGCTACATATGGGGTAGCATTATATTGTGGTACATATTTCTATTGGCATATGGAGCAATGAACCCCATCATATCAACAACAGCCTATAAGGTCTTCATTGAAGCCTGTGCACCAGCCCCTTCTTATTGGCTTCTCACACTGTTTGTGGTAATCACTTCTCTAATCCCATATTTCACATACAGATCCATCCAACTGTGGTTTTTCCCCATGTATCATCAGATGGTACAGTGGATAAGTAAAGATGGGCAATCAGATGACCCTGAGTTTTGTCAGATGGTAAGACAGAGATCGTTAAGGCCTACAACAGTGGGATATACAGCCCATTTGGAGGCAACATCCAAACGCTTTCTAGAGATGCATGAAGTCCATTTATAG